A window from Aeromonas rivipollensis encodes these proteins:
- a CDS encoding BON domain-containing protein: MNQIFSANLLLTGLLLLPLASHGAELNDDTDAVQSMPSESTTMESSTMEYVEDSVITTKIKAGLAAEQMSSLINIHVDTDEAGEVTLSGGVADQTALDKAVAIATGVEGVISVKNDIKVGTER, from the coding sequence ATGAACCAGATCTTCAGTGCCAACCTGCTCCTCACCGGACTGCTGTTGCTCCCGTTAGCCAGCCACGGCGCCGAGCTCAACGACGACACCGATGCCGTGCAGTCGATGCCATCGGAATCGACGACCATGGAGTCCTCGACGATGGAATATGTCGAGGACTCGGTCATCACCACCAAGATCAAGGCGGGGCTCGCTGCCGAGCAGATGTCCAGCCTGATCAATATCCATGTCGATACCGATGAGGCCGGGGAGGTCACCCTGAGTGGCGGCGTGGCGGATCAGACGGCGCTGGACAAGGCCGTCGCGATTGCCACGGGCGTCGAGGGGGTGATCTCTGTCAAGAATGACATCAAGGTCGGGACCGAGCGCTAG
- a CDS encoding flagellar motor protein MotB, producing the protein MAKCKCPPPGLPGYMGTFADLMSLLMCFFVLLLSFAEMDVQKFKQIAGSMEKAFGVQNILEVKDIPKGTSVIAQEFRPGRPEPTPIDTIMQQTIDMTQTELDFQPGDADQAGGHDKTEGQQSGGDTAQQAQKAQAQSNELAKALAEQMQAQIQDGAIEIEALGQQIIIRIREKAAFPAGSAFLQPQFWPVIRKVATLLKDVPGEITVSGHTDDVATEDELFQSNWELSSQRAVAVAHQMIKVPGFDGNRLVVQGMADSQPLVPNNSPENRRMNRRVEIAIMQGKPTVSAPIGVADPK; encoded by the coding sequence ATGGCAAAGTGCAAGTGTCCGCCTCCCGGCCTGCCGGGCTACATGGGTACCTTCGCCGATCTCATGTCCCTGTTGATGTGCTTCTTCGTGCTGCTGCTCTCCTTTGCGGAGATGGATGTGCAGAAGTTCAAGCAGATCGCCGGTTCCATGGAGAAGGCGTTCGGGGTGCAGAACATTCTGGAGGTGAAGGATATTCCCAAGGGGACCTCGGTCATCGCTCAGGAGTTTCGCCCTGGCCGGCCTGAACCGACCCCCATCGACACCATCATGCAGCAGACCATCGACATGACCCAGACCGAGCTGGATTTTCAGCCCGGGGATGCGGATCAGGCGGGGGGGCATGACAAGACCGAGGGTCAGCAGAGCGGTGGCGACACCGCCCAGCAGGCCCAGAAGGCGCAGGCGCAGTCCAACGAACTGGCCAAGGCGCTGGCCGAGCAGATGCAGGCCCAGATCCAGGACGGGGCCATAGAGATAGAGGCGCTGGGTCAGCAGATCATCATTCGCATCCGCGAGAAGGCGGCGTTCCCGGCGGGCTCCGCCTTCCTGCAGCCCCAGTTCTGGCCGGTGATCCGTAAAGTGGCGACCCTGCTCAAGGATGTGCCCGGGGAGATCACCGTCTCCGGTCACACCGATGACGTCGCCACCGAAGACGAGCTGTTCCAGTCCAACTGGGAGCTTTCGTCCCAGCGGGCGGTGGCGGTGGCCCACCAGATGATCAAGGTGCCCGGCTTTGACGGCAACCGCCTGGTAGTGCAGGGAATGGCGGACTCCCAGCCGCTGGTGCCGAACAACAGCCCGGAGAACAGGCGCATGAACCGGCGGGTGGAGATCGCCATCATGCAGGGCAAACCGACGGTATCTGCCCCTATCGGGGTGGCTGATCCCAAGTAG
- the pomA gene encoding flagellar motor protein PomA codes for MDLGSLIGIVLGFGVVVYGMLLGGPMNMYVDMPSVYITILGSLFICMMKFNLSQFLMAFKVAGKAFMYKGDKLDDLIAKAVELADAARKGGFLALEAAEIPNAFMKKGIDMLVDGHDADVVRAVMEKDIELTSERHVIAIKVFRSLGDLGPAMGMIGTLVGLVAMLANMSDPKSIGPAMAVALLTTLYGAIEANMVAIPIADKLELRSGEEQLSRTLILDAIMGIQDGQNPRVIQAMLQNYLNQSKRNNGLD; via the coding sequence GTGGATTTAGGCAGTCTGATAGGCATAGTGCTGGGATTTGGGGTCGTGGTGTACGGCATGCTGCTGGGTGGCCCCATGAACATGTATGTGGATATGCCCTCGGTCTATATCACCATACTGGGCTCCCTCTTCATCTGCATGATGAAGTTCAACCTCAGCCAGTTCCTGATGGCGTTCAAGGTGGCGGGCAAGGCCTTCATGTACAAGGGCGACAAGCTCGACGATCTGATTGCCAAGGCGGTGGAGCTGGCAGACGCGGCCCGCAAGGGGGGCTTTCTGGCGCTGGAGGCGGCGGAGATCCCCAATGCCTTCATGAAGAAGGGCATCGACATGCTGGTGGACGGCCATGACGCCGACGTGGTGCGCGCCGTGATGGAAAAAGACATAGAGCTGACCTCGGAGCGCCACGTCATCGCCATCAAGGTGTTTCGCTCCCTGGGGGATCTCGGCCCCGCCATGGGCATGATAGGCACCCTGGTGGGGCTGGTGGCCATGCTGGCGAACATGAGTGATCCCAAGTCCATAGGACCGGCCATGGCGGTGGCCTTGCTGACGACCCTGTATGGCGCCATCGAAGCCAACATGGTGGCTATCCCTATTGCCGACAAGCTGGAGCTGCGCAGCGGCGAGGAGCAACTGAGCCGCACCCTGATCCTCGACGCCATCATGGGCATCCAGGACGGCCAGAACCCCCGCGTGATCCAGGCCATGCTGCAGAACTACCTCAACCAGTCCAAACGCAACAACGGGCTCGACTAG
- the xseB gene encoding exodeoxyribonuclease VII small subunit: MASKKIDRLSFDATLEELETIVHQLEQGSLPLEEALKQFEQGIHLVRAGQQKLEQAEQKIQILLTQADGSEQAVPFRSEQGEE, translated from the coding sequence ATGGCCAGTAAAAAAATCGACCGTCTGAGTTTTGATGCCACCCTGGAAGAGCTGGAAACCATAGTGCATCAACTCGAACAGGGGTCGCTCCCCCTCGAGGAAGCACTCAAACAATTCGAACAGGGCATCCATCTGGTGCGGGCCGGCCAGCAGAAGCTGGAGCAAGCCGAGCAGAAGATCCAGATCCTCCTGACCCAGGCCGACGGCAGCGAACAGGCGGTCCCCTTTCGATCAGAGCAAGGAGAGGAGTGA
- the ispA gene encoding (2E,6E)-farnesyl diphosphate synthase has translation MTLDDFSRLHRRRIDDCLSAQLEALPAMAPRLRDAMKYGLLLGGKRVRPFLVYAVGEMLGVPSERLDGPAAAVECIHAYSLLHDDLPAMDNDDLRRGQPTVHKAFDEGTAILAGDALQTLAFSILADHPLPDELLANRVRMLSALARASGYLGMCGGQALDLEAEGRRISLAELEQVHRHKTGALIECAVTLGALCKADVAPATLAALQTYAAAIGLAFQVQDDILDITGDTATLGKPQGSDLAQEKSTYPALLGLDPARELARELHDKALTALQSLPYNTDILEAFADYIIERTH, from the coding sequence GTGACCCTGGACGATTTCTCCCGCCTGCACCGGCGCCGCATCGACGACTGCCTCTCGGCACAGCTTGAGGCTCTGCCCGCCATGGCGCCGCGCCTGCGGGACGCGATGAAATACGGCCTGCTGCTCGGCGGAAAACGGGTACGCCCCTTCCTGGTCTACGCCGTGGGCGAGATGCTGGGGGTGCCAAGCGAGCGCCTCGATGGTCCCGCCGCCGCTGTGGAGTGCATTCACGCCTACTCCCTGCTGCACGACGATCTGCCCGCCATGGACAACGACGATCTGCGCCGCGGCCAGCCAACAGTGCACAAGGCATTCGATGAAGGTACCGCCATCCTGGCCGGTGATGCCCTCCAGACCCTGGCATTCTCCATACTGGCGGACCATCCCCTCCCCGACGAGCTGCTGGCCAACCGGGTACGGATGCTGAGCGCCCTGGCCCGCGCCTCCGGTTATCTCGGCATGTGCGGCGGTCAGGCGCTGGATCTGGAGGCCGAAGGCCGCCGCATCAGCCTGGCCGAGCTGGAGCAGGTGCACCGCCACAAGACGGGAGCCCTCATCGAGTGCGCCGTCACCCTGGGTGCCCTGTGCAAGGCCGACGTGGCGCCTGCCACCCTGGCCGCGCTGCAAACCTATGCCGCCGCCATCGGGCTCGCCTTCCAGGTGCAGGATGACATCCTCGACATCACGGGCGACACCGCCACCCTCGGCAAGCCGCAAGGCTCTGATCTGGCGCAGGAGAAGAGCACCTATCCGGCCCTGCTCGGTCTCGACCCTGCCCGTGAGCTGGCTCGCGAACTGCATGACAAGGCCTTAACAGCCCTGCAATCCTTGCCCTACAATACCGACATTCTGGAAGCGTTTGCCGATTACATCATCGAGCGAACCCACTAA
- the dxs gene encoding 1-deoxy-D-xylulose-5-phosphate synthase gives MSVDISDFPNLALADTPVELRSLPKERLPILCEELREYLLRSVSRSSGHFASGLGTVELTVALHYVYNTPFDRLVWDVGHQAYPHKILTGRRERIHTIRQKDGLHPFPWREESEYDVLSVGHSSTSIGAALGMAVAAESEGLGRKVVAVIGDGAITAGMAFEALNHAGDVHKDMLVVLNDNEMSISENVGALNNHLARLMSGKLYTTIREGGKKVLAGLPPVKELAKRAEEHLKGMVVPGTLFEEFGFNYIGPIDGHDIHALVETLRNMRNLKGPQLLHVKTKKGKGYEPAEKDPIGYHAVPKFNPDECALPKSAGGKPTFSAIFGQWLCDMAAKDERLVGITPAMREGSGLVKFSQQYPDRYFDVAIAEQHAVTFAAGLAIADKKPVVAIYSSFLQRAYDQLIHDVALQNLPVLFAIDRAGLVGADGPTHQGAFDISFLRTVPNMVVMTPSDENECRQMLYTGYQCNQPAAVRYPRGSGCGSEIMSEMQALALGKGRVVRDGKGTAILAFGTLLHQARAAAEALDATLVDMRFVKPMDEALVLSLAATHDQFVTLEDNAIMGGAGSAVNELLMRAKHCKPVLNLGLPDRFVEQGTQEEIYAQLGLDATGIQASIEAWLQA, from the coding sequence ATGAGCGTTGATATTAGCGATTTCCCCAACCTGGCCCTCGCGGATACGCCGGTCGAGTTGCGATCCCTGCCCAAAGAGCGGCTGCCCATTCTGTGCGAAGAGCTGCGCGAGTATCTGCTGCGCTCGGTGAGCCGCTCCAGCGGCCACTTCGCCTCCGGCCTTGGCACAGTCGAGCTGACGGTGGCGCTGCATTACGTCTACAACACCCCCTTCGATCGCTTGGTGTGGGACGTGGGTCATCAGGCCTATCCCCACAAGATCCTGACCGGTCGGCGCGAACGCATTCACACCATTCGCCAGAAAGATGGCCTGCACCCCTTCCCCTGGCGGGAAGAGAGCGAGTACGACGTGCTCAGCGTGGGCCACTCCAGCACCTCCATAGGTGCTGCCCTCGGCATGGCGGTTGCCGCCGAGAGCGAGGGGCTGGGCCGCAAGGTGGTGGCCGTCATAGGTGACGGTGCCATCACGGCGGGCATGGCCTTCGAGGCCCTCAACCACGCCGGCGATGTCCACAAGGACATGCTGGTGGTGCTCAATGACAACGAGATGTCCATCTCCGAAAATGTCGGGGCGCTCAACAACCACCTGGCCAGGCTGATGTCCGGCAAGCTCTACACCACCATCCGCGAAGGCGGCAAGAAGGTGCTGGCGGGGCTGCCGCCGGTCAAGGAGCTGGCCAAGCGGGCCGAGGAGCACCTCAAGGGCATGGTGGTGCCAGGCACCCTGTTCGAGGAGTTCGGCTTCAACTACATAGGCCCCATCGACGGCCACGACATCCACGCTCTGGTCGAGACCCTGCGCAACATGCGCAACCTCAAGGGTCCCCAGCTGCTGCACGTCAAGACCAAGAAGGGCAAGGGCTACGAGCCCGCCGAGAAAGACCCCATCGGCTATCACGCCGTGCCCAAGTTCAACCCGGACGAGTGCGCCCTGCCCAAGAGTGCCGGCGGCAAGCCGACCTTCTCAGCCATCTTCGGCCAGTGGCTGTGCGACATGGCCGCCAAGGACGAGCGTCTGGTCGGCATCACCCCCGCCATGCGCGAGGGCTCGGGGCTGGTCAAGTTCAGCCAGCAGTATCCGGATCGCTACTTCGACGTGGCCATCGCCGAGCAGCATGCGGTCACCTTCGCCGCCGGCCTGGCCATCGCCGACAAGAAACCCGTGGTCGCCATCTATTCAAGCTTCCTGCAACGGGCCTATGACCAGCTGATCCACGACGTGGCGCTGCAGAACCTGCCGGTGCTGTTCGCCATCGACCGGGCCGGTCTGGTGGGGGCCGACGGCCCCACCCATCAGGGGGCCTTCGACATCAGCTTCCTGCGCACAGTGCCGAACATGGTGGTGATGACGCCGTCCGACGAGAACGAGTGCCGCCAGATGCTCTACACCGGCTATCAGTGCAACCAGCCTGCGGCGGTGCGCTACCCCCGTGGCAGCGGCTGCGGCAGCGAGATCATGAGCGAGATGCAGGCGCTGGCACTCGGCAAGGGCCGCGTCGTTCGTGATGGCAAGGGTACGGCCATACTGGCGTTCGGCACCCTGCTGCATCAGGCCAGGGCCGCCGCAGAGGCGCTGGACGCCACCCTGGTAGACATGCGCTTCGTCAAGCCCATGGACGAGGCGCTGGTGCTCTCCTTGGCCGCCACTCACGACCAGTTCGTCACCCTAGAAGACAACGCCATCATGGGCGGGGCAGGCTCTGCGGTGAACGAGCTGCTGATGCGTGCCAAGCATTGCAAACCGGTGCTCAATCTGGGGCTGCCGGATCGCTTCGTGGAACAAGGCACCCAGGAGGAGATCTATGCCCAGCTGGGGCTGGATGCCACGGGCATTCAGGCCAGCATAGAGGCCTGGCTGCAAGCCTGA
- a CDS encoding ABC transporter permease, which translates to MTNAVTASPSRWARFKNSDIVYYFLRDKVAMFSFAVFVVFVLAALLAPWLAPHNVYDQTSFDLMDAELPPSWLEGGEARFWLGTDNQGRDIWSTILYGARISLTIGLFAVGLQLVLGIVIGLIAGYFGGRIDNLLMRFADVQLSFSTMMVAIIISAIFQATFGSEFYSKFAILMLVVIIGIAEWPQYARTVRASVLAEKKKEYVEAAQVMGFRAPRIMFRHILPNCLSPILVISTVQVANAIMSEAALSFLGLGMPVDQPSLGSLISVGFNYIFSGSWWITAFPGICLVVLVLVINLLGDWLRDVFNPKIYKG; encoded by the coding sequence ATGACTAACGCTGTAACTGCAAGCCCAAGCCGTTGGGCGCGATTCAAGAACTCTGACATCGTCTACTACTTCCTGCGGGACAAGGTAGCCATGTTCAGCTTTGCGGTGTTCGTGGTGTTCGTACTGGCGGCGCTGCTGGCGCCCTGGCTGGCACCGCACAACGTCTATGACCAGACCAGCTTCGATCTGATGGATGCGGAGCTGCCTCCCTCCTGGCTGGAAGGGGGCGAGGCGCGCTTCTGGCTCGGTACCGACAACCAGGGTCGTGACATCTGGAGCACCATCCTCTATGGCGCCCGCATCTCGCTGACCATAGGCCTGTTTGCCGTCGGTCTGCAGCTGGTGCTCGGCATCGTCATCGGCCTTATCGCCGGTTACTTCGGTGGTCGCATCGACAACCTGCTGATGCGCTTTGCCGACGTGCAGCTGTCGTTCTCCACCATGATGGTGGCCATCATCATCTCCGCCATCTTCCAGGCGACCTTTGGCTCCGAGTTTTACTCTAAGTTCGCCATCCTGATGCTGGTAGTGATCATCGGCATCGCCGAGTGGCCCCAGTACGCCCGGACGGTACGCGCCTCCGTGCTGGCTGAGAAGAAGAAGGAGTACGTGGAAGCGGCCCAGGTGATGGGGTTCCGTGCCCCGCGCATCATGTTCCGCCACATACTGCCGAACTGCCTGTCGCCCATCCTGGTCATCTCCACCGTGCAGGTGGCGAACGCCATCATGAGTGAGGCGGCACTCTCCTTCCTGGGGCTGGGTATGCCGGTGGATCAGCCGTCGCTGGGGTCGCTGATCAGCGTGGGCTTCAACTACATCTTCTCCGGCTCCTGGTGGATCACCGCCTTCCCGGGCATCTGCCTGGTGGTGCTGGTGCTGGTCATCAACCTGTTGGGTGACTGGCTGCGGGATGTGTTTAACCCGAAGATCTACAAAGGGTAA
- a CDS encoding ABC transporter permease, which yields MFTFLLKRFYQAVIVMFVISLVAFSIQDNLGDPLRELVGQSVSESVRQELRDKMGLNDPFLVKYSRFLQNAVQGDLGTSYFFKRPALEVILDKLVATLELVFAAALIIVVVSIPLGVYSAIRPRSFLTKLIMAVSSIGISIPVFLTAIMLMYLFSIQLGWLPAYGRGETYNLLGWESGFFTWDGILHLILPAVSLSSIMLPLFIRLVRSEMLEQLSSEYVKFARAKGLDNNKVYYSHALKNTMLPVITVGGVQIGTMVAYTILTESVFQWPGTGFLFLEAIHRVDTPLITAYVIFVGLIFVVTNTLVDLLYGFINPTVNLTAKG from the coding sequence ATGTTTACATTCCTGCTGAAACGGTTCTATCAGGCCGTGATAGTGATGTTCGTCATCAGCCTGGTCGCCTTCTCCATCCAGGACAACCTGGGGGATCCGCTGCGCGAGCTGGTGGGACAATCCGTCTCCGAGTCCGTGCGCCAGGAGCTGCGCGACAAGATGGGCCTCAACGATCCCTTTTTGGTGAAATACAGCCGCTTCTTGCAGAACGCGGTGCAAGGGGATCTGGGCACCTCCTATTTCTTCAAGCGACCGGCCCTCGAGGTGATCCTCGACAAGCTGGTGGCTACCCTTGAGCTGGTGTTTGCCGCTGCGCTCATCATCGTCGTGGTCTCCATTCCGCTGGGGGTCTATTCGGCGATAAGACCGCGCAGTTTCCTGACCAAGCTCATCATGGCGGTGAGCAGCATCGGCATCTCGATCCCGGTCTTCCTGACCGCCATCATGCTGATGTACCTCTTCTCCATCCAGCTGGGCTGGCTGCCGGCCTATGGCCGTGGCGAGACCTACAACCTGCTGGGCTGGGAGTCGGGCTTCTTTACCTGGGACGGCATACTGCACCTGATCCTGCCTGCGGTCTCCCTCTCCTCCATCATGCTGCCGCTGTTCATCCGGCTGGTACGCTCCGAGATGCTGGAGCAGCTCTCCTCCGAGTACGTGAAGTTCGCCCGTGCCAAGGGGCTGGACAACAACAAGGTCTACTACAGCCACGCCCTCAAAAACACCATGCTGCCGGTCATCACCGTCGGCGGCGTGCAGATCGGCACCATGGTGGCCTACACCATACTGACCGAGAGCGTGTTCCAGTGGCCGGGGACCGGTTTCCTGTTCCTCGAGGCGATCCACCGGGTCGATACCCCGCTGATCACCGCTTACGTCATCTTCGTGGGCCTTATCTTTGTGGTGACCAATACCCTGGTCGACCTGCTCTACGGGTTCATCAACCCGACCGTCAACCTGACCGCCAAGGGGTAA
- a CDS encoding ABC transporter substrate-binding protein — protein sequence MKKGLSKIAMALFAAGLAFNVSAADIKVAVASDATSLDPQEQLSGQTLEMSHLVFDPLMRYTQDLQFEPRLAEKYERIDDKTVRFHLRKGVKFHSGNDFTADDVVWTVNRLKASPDFKAIFDPIAEAKKVDDFTVDLVTAKPFPLVLQTVTYIFPMDSKFYSGKDEAGKDKAAIVKNGDSYASTHVSGTGPFSVKFREQGVKLEYARNANYWDKASKGNVQNLTVVPIKEDATRVAALLGGDVDMIYPVAPNDLERVKNGKDSQLVTLSGTRAIIIELNQNTNPALKDKRVRQAINYAINQVGIVDKINKGFGTPAGQLSPKGYAGYNEALKPQYDLAKAKELMKEAGYEKGFKMTFISPAARYVNDVKIAQAVSAMLSKINIKVDLKTMPVAQYWPEFDKCAADMQLIGWHSDTEDSANFFEFLTFTKDAKTGMGQYNCGGYANAEADKMVMEANTETDPAKRAAILQKVEAMLIDDAAYVPLHWEDLAYGAKKNVDIKPVVNVMNFPYLGDLVVNK from the coding sequence ATGAAGAAAGGATTATCCAAGATCGCCATGGCGCTGTTCGCCGCTGGTCTCGCGTTCAACGTTTCTGCCGCCGACATCAAGGTTGCCGTCGCCTCTGACGCCACCTCGCTGGACCCGCAGGAGCAGCTCTCCGGTCAGACCCTGGAGATGTCTCACCTGGTGTTCGATCCCCTGATGCGTTACACCCAGGATCTGCAATTCGAGCCGCGTCTGGCCGAGAAGTATGAGCGCATCGACGACAAGACCGTCCGCTTCCACCTGCGCAAGGGTGTCAAGTTCCACTCCGGCAACGACTTCACCGCCGATGACGTGGTATGGACCGTCAACCGTCTGAAGGCCTCCCCGGACTTCAAGGCGATCTTCGACCCCATCGCCGAAGCCAAGAAGGTGGATGACTTCACCGTGGATCTCGTCACCGCCAAGCCCTTCCCGCTGGTGCTGCAGACCGTCACCTACATCTTCCCGATGGACTCCAAGTTCTACAGCGGCAAGGATGAAGCCGGCAAGGACAAGGCCGCCATCGTCAAGAACGGCGACTCCTATGCCTCTACCCATGTTTCCGGTACTGGTCCGTTCAGCGTCAAGTTCCGCGAGCAGGGCGTCAAGCTGGAGTATGCCCGCAACGCCAACTACTGGGACAAGGCCTCCAAGGGCAACGTCCAGAACCTGACCGTGGTGCCGATCAAGGAAGACGCGACCCGCGTAGCCGCCCTGCTGGGTGGTGACGTGGACATGATCTACCCGGTTGCCCCGAACGATCTGGAGCGCGTGAAGAACGGCAAGGATTCCCAGCTGGTGACCCTGTCCGGTACCCGCGCCATCATCATCGAGCTGAACCAGAACACCAACCCGGCGCTCAAAGACAAGCGCGTGCGTCAGGCAATCAACTACGCCATCAACCAGGTGGGCATAGTCGACAAGATCAACAAGGGTTTCGGTACCCCCGCTGGCCAGCTGAGCCCGAAAGGCTATGCCGGTTACAACGAGGCGCTCAAGCCCCAGTATGATCTGGCCAAGGCCAAGGAGCTGATGAAGGAAGCCGGTTACGAGAAGGGCTTCAAGATGACCTTCATCTCCCCGGCTGCCCGCTACGTCAACGACGTCAAGATCGCCCAGGCCGTCTCCGCCATGCTGTCCAAGATCAACATCAAGGTGGATCTGAAGACCATGCCGGTGGCCCAGTACTGGCCCGAGTTTGACAAGTGCGCCGCCGACATGCAGCTGATCGGCTGGCACTCCGACACCGAAGACAGTGCGAACTTCTTCGAGTTCCTGACCTTCACCAAGGATGCCAAGACCGGCATGGGTCAGTACAACTGCGGCGGTTATGCCAACGCAGAGGCTGACAAGATGGTGATGGAAGCGAACACCGAAACCGATCCGGCCAAGCGTGCCGCCATCCTGCAGAAGGTGGAAGCCATGCTGATCGACGACGCTGCCTACGTGCCCTTGCACTGGGAAGACCTGGCCTACGGTGCCAAGAAGAACGTCGACATCAAGCCGGTGGTCAACGTGATGAACTTCCCTTACCTGGGTGACCTGGTGGTCAACAAGTAA